The Tenacibaculum jejuense genome includes a window with the following:
- a CDS encoding sulfite exporter TauE/SafE family protein: protein MLYTAFILGLLGSLHCLGMCGPIAFMLPLNKQNQVTQFFQLMSYHLGRLSTYALLGLVFGLLGRGFELFTFQQHLSIFTGILMIVIILFPKIVHRLKITNSLNRFIIKVKSELGKELKEKKRNTFFLIGFLNGFLPCGLVYMAILGAIATHNALYGSLYMFLFGIGTIPLMSSIVYLGKFTHFTFYNYFKKIVPFAVILIGVLFILRGLALDIPYISPANSVSNLVEHQTVCK, encoded by the coding sequence ATGCTGTACACTGCTTTCATATTGGGTTTGTTAGGAAGTTTACACTGTTTAGGCATGTGCGGACCAATAGCTTTTATGTTACCATTAAACAAGCAAAACCAAGTAACACAGTTTTTTCAGTTAATGAGTTACCATTTAGGAAGACTATCAACTTATGCTTTGTTAGGTTTGGTATTCGGGTTATTAGGTAGAGGTTTTGAATTATTTACATTTCAGCAACATTTATCTATTTTCACAGGAATTCTAATGATTGTAATCATTTTATTCCCCAAAATTGTTCACAGATTAAAAATAACCAATTCATTAAACAGGTTTATCATTAAAGTAAAATCTGAATTAGGTAAAGAACTCAAAGAGAAAAAAAGAAATACATTTTTCCTTATTGGTTTTTTAAATGGTTTTCTTCCTTGTGGATTAGTTTATATGGCTATTTTAGGAGCCATAGCAACCCATAATGCATTATACGGAAGTTTATATATGTTTTTATTTGGTATTGGTACAATTCCGTTAATGAGTTCAATTGTATACTTAGGGAAATTTACACATTTTACGTTTTACAATTACTTTAAAAAAATAGTTCCTTTTGCAGTAATTCTTATAGGTGTGTTGTTTATCCTACGAGGGTTAGCCTTAGATATTCCCTATATCTCACCAGCAAATTCTGTTAGTAATTTAGTAGAACACCAAACAGTTTGTAAATAA
- a CDS encoding CBS domain-containing protein gives MKKRTPVSKIMSANLVTLSSIDDLTTAEELFKTHEIRHIPVVQGEEIIGMLSHTDLLRVSYAETVQEYETEVDIVLNSIFTIEQVMTKNVVTVNASDTIKEVAEVLSTREFHALPVVENNVLVGIVTTTDLIKYLLEQY, from the coding sequence ATGAAAAAAAGAACACCTGTATCAAAAATAATGAGTGCTAATTTAGTAACACTAAGTTCAATTGATGATTTAACAACAGCAGAAGAGTTATTTAAAACTCATGAAATACGACATATACCAGTTGTACAAGGCGAAGAAATCATAGGAATGTTAAGTCACACCGATTTACTAAGAGTAAGTTATGCAGAAACGGTTCAAGAATACGAAACAGAAGTAGATATTGTACTGAATAGCATTTTTACAATTGAGCAAGTAATGACAAAAAATGTGGTTACAGTGAATGCGAGCGATACAATTAAAGAAGTAGCAGAAGTATTGTCAACTCGAGAATTTCATGCGTTACCAGTTGTAGAAAATAATGTGTTGGTTGGAATCGTAACTACTACCGATTTAATTAAATATTTATTAGAGCAGTATTAA
- a CDS encoding FixH family protein encodes MKLNWGTGIVIAILAFIGFIMFMVTTMITNHKYNHDLVTDSYYQKELKYQDNINAEQNVLAIKDAIVIQLNQKGLELLFSEEFQSEFINGKVFLYRPSDKTLDSEFPIVLKNQKLHIPEKFLVGGRWNITVDFNYKGTPFLYHKELTL; translated from the coding sequence ATGAAACTAAATTGGGGTACAGGTATAGTAATAGCAATCTTAGCTTTTATTGGATTTATCATGTTTATGGTTACAACTATGATAACAAACCACAAATACAATCACGATTTGGTAACCGACAGCTATTATCAAAAAGAATTAAAATATCAAGATAATATCAATGCAGAACAAAATGTATTAGCAATAAAAGATGCGATAGTTATTCAATTAAATCAGAAAGGTTTAGAATTGCTGTTTTCAGAAGAATTTCAATCAGAATTTATAAATGGAAAAGTATTCTTATACAGACCTTCAGATAAAACTTTAGATAGTGAGTTTCCTATAGTTTTAAAAAATCAAAAGCTACATATTCCTGAAAAGTTTTTAGTTGGGGGACGTTGGAATATTACAGTAGATTTTAATTATAAGGGAACTCCTTTTTTATATCATAAAGAACTTACACTTTAA
- a CDS encoding cbb3-type cytochrome c oxidase N-terminal domain-containing protein yields MKRVFQSIMYLLFVFVSFWALIKAITSYENPFSLYENPLVWILLVFLVLVILVKEYFSYTVYKMTEELKLEKEGFNPEEIEDEWEVWFRKVFKKFTRSKAIEEEEEIVLDHNYDGIKELDNVLPPWWVYLFYATIVFGVIYLIRFHIAGGDSQEMEYEKAMAKAKYEIEQYKANTPNLFDVEKVELLTDDGAIARGKAVFNLNCASCHAPDGGGGVGPNLTDEYWILGGGFKNVFNTVYNGGRAGKGMVPWKGVLKPQDIQKVASYIISIEGNTTAKPKKPQGEIWKKE; encoded by the coding sequence ATGAAAAGAGTTTTTCAATCGATCATGTACCTACTATTTGTTTTTGTAAGTTTTTGGGCTTTAATTAAAGCAATTACGTCATATGAAAATCCATTTAGTTTATACGAAAACCCATTAGTTTGGATACTGTTAGTCTTCTTAGTATTAGTCATTTTAGTTAAAGAATACTTTAGTTACACAGTATATAAAATGACTGAGGAATTAAAACTAGAAAAAGAAGGTTTTAATCCAGAAGAAATAGAAGATGAATGGGAAGTTTGGTTCAGAAAAGTATTTAAAAAGTTTACAAGATCTAAAGCAATAGAAGAGGAAGAAGAAATTGTACTAGATCATAACTACGATGGCATAAAAGAATTAGACAATGTACTTCCGCCATGGTGGGTGTATTTATTTTATGCTACAATTGTTTTCGGAGTAATTTACTTGATTCGTTTTCATATTGCAGGAGGAGATTCTCAAGAAATGGAATATGAAAAAGCAATGGCAAAAGCTAAATATGAAATTGAGCAATACAAAGCCAATACACCAAATTTATTTGATGTAGAAAAAGTAGAATTACTTACTGATGATGGAGCGATAGCAAGAGGTAAAGCAGTCTTTAATTTGAATTGCGCTTCCTGTCATGCTCCTGATGGAGGTGGAGGTGTAGGACCAAATCTTACAGATGAATATTGGATTTTAGGTGGCGGATTTAAGAATGTCTTCAATACTGTTTATAATGGCGGTAGAGCAGGAAAAGGAATGGTGCCTTGGAAAGGAGTTTTAAAACCTCAAGATATTCAAAAAGTAGCGAGTTATATTATTTCTATTGAAGGAAATACAACAGCTAAACCAAAGAAACCTCAAGGAGAAATCTGGAAAAAAGAATAG
- a CDS encoding PorP/SprF family type IX secretion system membrane protein, giving the protein MKFVSKIISLSVILSFFVSFSQETLPIYQDYLSDNVFLVHPAAAGIGECGKIRLTARSQWLGIDNAPQLQTLSFHGRFNEDSKAAFGAILFNDKNGFHSQKAVQGTYAYHLNLSNGSVFNQLSFGLSLSAVQNEVDQSTFSGDPQVQQIIESDFYFNSDFGLAYHYRGFSSYLTVKNIFLTAKDNLTSEFDALNLRNYIIGAGYYFNNDKKLQFEPSFMFQFKEQTGEKVVDLNVKAYRKLKGSLLWAGISYRSSFDGNTFENAQYFSPLLGINFKRFMFAYTFTKQSGDLVFAEGGFHQLSLGMNLLCAKRRLAACPNINGQLF; this is encoded by the coding sequence ATGAAGTTTGTATCTAAAATAATATCATTAAGCGTAATTTTATCTTTTTTTGTTTCTTTTTCTCAAGAAACATTGCCTATTTATCAAGATTATCTTTCTGATAATGTTTTTTTGGTACACCCAGCAGCAGCTGGTATTGGAGAGTGTGGTAAAATCCGATTAACAGCAAGGAGTCAATGGCTAGGTATAGATAACGCTCCACAGTTACAAACTTTAAGTTTTCACGGAAGATTTAATGAAGATTCAAAAGCTGCTTTTGGAGCTATTTTATTTAATGATAAAAATGGTTTTCATTCACAAAAAGCAGTGCAAGGTACTTATGCTTATCATTTGAATTTAAGTAACGGAAGTGTTTTTAATCAATTATCTTTTGGTTTGTCTTTATCTGCTGTACAAAATGAGGTAGATCAAAGTACTTTTAGTGGAGATCCACAAGTACAACAAATCATAGAAAGTGATTTTTATTTTAATTCAGATTTCGGACTTGCTTATCACTATAGAGGATTTTCTAGCTATTTAACTGTCAAAAATATTTTCTTAACAGCTAAAGATAATTTGACTTCAGAATTCGATGCTTTAAACCTTAGGAATTATATTATTGGCGCAGGTTATTATTTTAATAACGACAAAAAACTACAATTTGAACCATCTTTTATGTTTCAGTTCAAAGAGCAAACAGGAGAAAAAGTTGTTGACTTAAATGTTAAAGCGTACAGAAAATTAAAAGGATCTTTACTTTGGGCTGGAATTTCTTATCGTTCTTCTTTCGACGGAAATACTTTTGAAAATGCTCAATATTTTTCTCCTTTATTAGGAATAAATTTCAAAAGATTTATGTTTGCTTATACTTTTACCAAACAATCTGGAGATTTAGTTTTTGCTGAAGGAGGTTTCCATCAATTGTCTTTGGGGATGAATTTGTTATGTGCTAAAAGAAGATTAGCCGCATGTCCAAATATTAATGGGCAATTATTTTAA
- a CDS encoding OmpH family outer membrane protein has product MKKINLTFVLLLIAVSVSVAQKNQRIAYIDMDYILQSIPQYIEAQNALNDKVAKWRSNLDKEARQIEVMKTDLSNEKAILTQDLIEEREEDIQVKQDALRKLESLYFGPDGDMYILRKKLIQPIQDQVYNAVQTIASRKKYDFVFDKSSELVMLYSNKKHDISSLVLKLIKIDVKKQAKRDKIAARKKLLDDDGKSEAAKQRDAKKEAIRQKKLTEREAKLKAIEEKRKARLKARDEKRRLLKEKKEALRKAKEAKKKEEAEKKDKTN; this is encoded by the coding sequence ATGAAAAAAATAAATCTTACGTTCGTTCTTTTACTTATTGCAGTAAGTGTAAGTGTTGCACAAAAAAATCAGAGAATTGCCTATATAGACATGGATTATATTCTACAGAGTATTCCACAATATATAGAAGCTCAAAATGCTTTAAATGACAAGGTTGCTAAATGGAGATCTAACCTAGATAAAGAAGCAAGACAGATCGAAGTTATGAAAACTGATCTATCTAACGAGAAAGCAATTTTAACACAAGATTTAATAGAAGAACGTGAAGAAGATATCCAAGTAAAACAGGATGCTTTACGTAAGTTAGAATCGCTGTATTTTGGTCCTGATGGTGATATGTACATATTACGTAAGAAACTAATTCAGCCAATTCAAGACCAAGTTTACAATGCAGTACAAACTATAGCCTCGAGAAAAAAATATGATTTCGTTTTTGACAAATCGAGTGAATTAGTAATGTTATATTCTAACAAAAAACACGATATTAGCTCACTAGTTTTAAAATTGATTAAAATCGATGTAAAGAAACAAGCTAAACGTGATAAAATAGCCGCTAGAAAAAAGTTACTTGATGACGATGGAAAATCGGAAGCAGCTAAACAAAGAGATGCGAAAAAAGAAGCTATAAGGCAAAAGAAATTAACAGAGCGTGAGGCAAAGTTAAAAGCAATAGAGGAAAAAAGAAAAGCTCGTTTAAAAGCAAGAGATGAAAAACGTAGATTATTAAAAGAAAAGAAAGAAGCTTTACGTAAAGCTAAAGAAGCTAAGAAAAAAGAAGAAGCAGAGAAAAAAGACAAAACAAATTAA
- a CDS encoding CcoQ/FixQ family Cbb3-type cytochrome c oxidase assembly chaperone has product MLKFVKNHLESITGIEIYPLISLSIFFTFFLLLFWWVFTAKKSYIKKVSHIPLDN; this is encoded by the coding sequence ATGTTAAAGTTTGTAAAAAATCATTTAGAGAGTATCACAGGAATAGAAATTTATCCATTGATTTCATTAAGCATATTCTTCACCTTTTTTCTATTGCTTTTTTGGTGGGTCTTCACGGCAAAGAAATCATACATAAAAAAAGTAAGTCATATACCATTAGATAATTAA
- the ccoS gene encoding cbb3-type cytochrome oxidase assembly protein CcoS: MGVIYVLLAVSVSVAIVFFIAFIISVKKGQYDDTYTPSVRMLFDDELVTKNTNKE; this comes from the coding sequence ATGGGGGTAATTTATGTATTGCTGGCAGTAAGTGTGTCAGTAGCAATAGTCTTTTTTATTGCATTTATAATTTCCGTTAAAAAGGGACAATATGACGATACCTACACTCCTTCAGTTAGAATGTTATTTGACGACGAGTTAGTAACTAAGAATACAAATAAAGAATAG
- the murI gene encoding glutamate racemase, whose translation MINNSKQPIGIFDSGIGGTSIWKEIQQLLPNEDTIYLADSLNAPYGQKTKEEIINLSIKNTEFLIQRNCKLIVVACNTATTNAIQYLRENYSVPFIGIEPAIKPASLQTKTKTIGILATKGTLNSELFEKTSSLINNDIKIIEQIGEGLVELIEQGKIDSSEMNLLLKSYIDPMLKENIDCLVLGCTHYPYLINAIRKITNTTLTIIDSGEAVARQTKRILVQKNLLNTEIKNTSNIFYTNKNKIVLERILEGAKYSSIEQLAF comes from the coding sequence ATGATTAATAATTCTAAGCAACCTATTGGTATTTTTGACTCTGGTATAGGAGGTACATCCATTTGGAAAGAGATTCAACAACTTTTACCTAATGAAGATACAATTTACTTAGCAGATAGTTTAAACGCTCCCTATGGTCAAAAAACTAAGGAAGAAATCATAAATCTTTCAATAAAAAACACAGAGTTTTTAATTCAAAGAAACTGCAAGCTTATAGTGGTTGCTTGTAACACAGCTACAACAAATGCTATTCAATATTTACGTGAAAATTATTCTGTACCTTTTATCGGTATTGAACCTGCAATAAAGCCTGCATCTCTTCAAACTAAAACAAAAACTATAGGTATACTAGCTACGAAAGGGACTTTAAATAGTGAATTATTTGAAAAAACATCATCTTTAATTAATAATGATATTAAAATCATAGAACAGATTGGAGAAGGCTTAGTAGAGTTAATTGAACAAGGTAAAATTGATTCTTCAGAAATGAATCTACTTTTAAAATCTTATATTGATCCTATGCTAAAAGAAAATATAGATTGTTTAGTATTGGGCTGTACACATTATCCTTACTTAATAAATGCAATTAGAAAAATAACTAATACTACTCTTACTATAATTGATTCTGGTGAAGCTGTTGCAAGACAAACCAAAAGAATTTTGGTTCAAAAGAATTTACTAAATACTGAAATAAAAAACACTTCAAATATTTTTTACACCAACAAAAATAAAATTGTATTGGAAAGGATATTGGAAGGCGCTAAATATAGTTCAATTGAGCAATTGGCATTTTAA
- a CDS encoding universal stress protein, with translation MKKIIVPVDFSLHSENALRTAASFAKQFKSEIVAVHMLELSNALISVSSSYINEQAVFQIKLARQKFDEFLDKPYLSDITVSTLIQPYKDFSSFHDLKGQEDADLIIMSSQGATGFKEMFLGSNSEVVVRNSTIPVLVIKGLPITEPFKKVVFACDFSNDFVEPYKQAKEILSVFKCEIELVHVNTPGAKFKTTKEKKERIDSFLYNVGESFENKPKIVEVSDYKIEDGILEYAQTNQSDLIIMPTHGKHGIEHFLDGSIAEDIVNHAALPVLTIKI, from the coding sequence ATGAAAAAAATTATTGTACCAGTAGATTTCTCGTTACATTCTGAGAACGCTTTAAGAACTGCAGCTTCATTTGCGAAGCAATTTAAATCAGAAATAGTTGCAGTTCATATGTTAGAATTGTCTAACGCATTAATTTCAGTTTCGTCATCATATATCAATGAGCAGGCAGTATTCCAAATTAAGTTGGCACGACAAAAGTTCGATGAATTTCTAGATAAACCATATTTATCAGATATCACAGTTTCAACATTAATTCAGCCATACAAAGACTTTAGTAGCTTTCATGATTTAAAAGGACAAGAAGATGCAGATTTAATCATTATGTCTTCACAAGGAGCTACAGGTTTTAAAGAAATGTTTTTAGGATCGAATTCAGAAGTAGTAGTGAGAAACTCTACAATTCCAGTATTGGTTATTAAAGGACTTCCGATCACAGAACCATTCAAAAAAGTAGTTTTTGCCTGTGATTTTTCAAATGATTTTGTAGAACCATATAAACAAGCTAAAGAAATTTTATCAGTTTTTAAATGTGAAATAGAATTGGTTCACGTGAATACTCCAGGAGCCAAATTTAAAACGACAAAAGAAAAGAAAGAACGCATTGATAGTTTCTTATACAACGTCGGAGAAAGTTTTGAAAACAAACCTAAAATAGTAGAAGTTTCTGATTATAAAATTGAAGATGGCATTTTAGAATATGCTCAAACTAACCAAAGTGATCTAATCATTATGCCAACACATGGTAAACATGGTATTGAACATTTTTTAGATGGAAGCATTGCTGAAGATATTGTAAATCACGCAGCCTTACCAGTTTTAACAATCAAAATATAA
- the ccoN gene encoding cytochrome-c oxidase, cbb3-type subunit I, which produces MEMQQFYYDNKIVKKFIYATLLWGIVGFSVGLLLAFMFLFPNITDGISWLSFGRLRPLHTNAVIFAFVGNAIYAGVYYSLQRLLKTRMASDLLSNINFWGWQLIIVAAAITLPLGYTTSKEYAELEWPIDIAIAVVWVVFGVNMIWTILKRRQRHLYVAIWFYLATFVTVAVLHIFNSLELPVSGLKSYSVYAGVQDALVQWWYGHNAVAFFLTTPFLGLMYYFIPKAANRPVYSYRLSIIHFWSLIFIYIWAGPHHLLYSALPNWAQNLGVVFSIMLIAPSWGGMINGLLTLRGSWDKVRQDPVLKFMVVAITGYGMATFEGPMLSLKNVNAIAHFTDWIIAHVHVGALAWNGFMTFGMIYWLVPKLFKTKLYSRALANFHFWIGTLGIIIYTLPMYVAGFVQAFMWKQFNPDGTLTYANFLETVQEILPMYWLRAIGGSLYIIGAIVMVYVIVQTIRQGEKVTDDLAEAAPLTKVSKYRTKGETWHTWLERKPVKLTLYATIAILIGGVVQIVPTLMVESNIPYIEAVKPYSPLELEGRDIYISNGCVSCHSQMIRPFRSEVERYGEYSKAGEFVYDHPFLWGSKRTGPDLHRVGGKYNDSWHFNHMYDPQSTSPGSIMPAYQWIIKNKLDKSQTEKKMRAMITLGVPYTEEDVKNAQKSMNEQGMQIQQNLYEDPDFASNYDESKKYALANDIPFVEMKDREIVALIAYLQRLGVDIKVNDVKDKLSKK; this is translated from the coding sequence ATGGAAATGCAACAATTTTATTACGATAATAAAATCGTAAAAAAATTTATTTACGCTACCTTATTATGGGGAATCGTAGGTTTTTCAGTAGGGCTTCTCTTAGCTTTTATGTTTTTATTCCCAAATATAACTGATGGGATTTCATGGCTTAGTTTTGGTCGTTTAAGACCTTTACATACTAATGCTGTGATTTTTGCTTTCGTAGGAAATGCAATTTATGCAGGTGTGTATTATTCTCTTCAACGTTTATTAAAAACGAGAATGGCAAGCGATCTGTTAAGTAACATTAATTTCTGGGGATGGCAGTTAATTATTGTGGCAGCAGCAATTACACTTCCTTTAGGATATACAACGTCTAAAGAATATGCCGAGTTAGAATGGCCAATAGATATTGCAATTGCTGTAGTATGGGTAGTGTTTGGTGTAAACATGATTTGGACGATCTTAAAACGTCGTCAACGTCACTTGTATGTTGCCATTTGGTTTTACCTGGCAACTTTTGTTACTGTAGCTGTTTTACACATTTTTAATAGTTTAGAATTACCAGTAAGTGGATTGAAAAGTTATTCTGTTTATGCTGGAGTTCAAGATGCTTTAGTACAATGGTGGTACGGGCATAATGCAGTTGCATTTTTCTTAACTACTCCTTTTTTAGGATTGATGTATTACTTTATTCCTAAAGCGGCAAACAGACCCGTGTATTCGTATCGATTATCGATTATTCACTTTTGGTCTTTAATTTTTATTTATATCTGGGCAGGTCCGCATCACTTATTATATTCTGCTTTACCAAACTGGGCTCAGAATTTAGGAGTAGTTTTTTCAATTATGTTAATTGCTCCATCTTGGGGAGGAATGATCAACGGATTATTAACCTTAAGAGGTAGTTGGGATAAAGTTCGTCAAGATCCAGTTTTAAAATTCATGGTCGTAGCAATTACAGGTTATGGTATGGCAACTTTTGAAGGGCCAATGTTATCGCTAAAAAATGTAAATGCAATAGCACACTTTACCGATTGGATTATTGCTCACGTTCACGTAGGAGCTCTAGCGTGGAACGGATTTATGACTTTCGGTATGATTTATTGGTTAGTTCCTAAATTATTTAAAACAAAATTATACTCTAGAGCTTTAGCAAATTTCCATTTTTGGATTGGAACTTTAGGTATCATTATCTACACATTACCAATGTATGTTGCAGGTTTTGTTCAAGCTTTTATGTGGAAACAATTCAACCCAGATGGAACATTAACTTATGCAAACTTCTTAGAAACAGTTCAAGAGATTTTACCAATGTATTGGCTACGTGCTATCGGAGGTAGTTTATACATCATAGGAGCAATTGTAATGGTTTACGTTATTGTGCAAACGATTAGACAAGGTGAAAAAGTAACTGATGATTTAGCTGAAGCAGCTCCGTTAACTAAAGTTTCAAAATATAGAACAAAAGGAGAAACATGGCATACTTGGTTAGAGCGTAAGCCAGTGAAATTAACATTGTATGCAACCATAGCAATTTTAATTGGTGGAGTAGTACAAATTGTACCAACATTAATGGTTGAGTCTAATATTCCGTATATCGAAGCTGTAAAACCATATTCTCCGTTAGAATTAGAAGGTAGAGATATTTATATCTCAAATGGTTGTGTTTCGTGTCACTCACAAATGATTCGTCCATTTAGAAGTGAAGTAGAACGTTATGGAGAATACTCTAAAGCAGGAGAATTTGTGTACGATCATCCTTTTTTATGGGGAAGTAAACGTACTGGTCCAGATTTACATCGTGTAGGAGGAAAGTATAATGACAGTTGGCACTTTAACCATATGTACGATCCACAAAGTACTTCACCAGGTTCCATTATGCCTGCTTATCAATGGATCATTAAAAATAAGTTAGATAAATCTCAAACGGAGAAGAAAATGCGAGCTATGATCACTTTAGGAGTTCCTTACACAGAAGAAGATGTGAAAAATGCTCAAAAGAGTATGAATGAGCAAGGAATGCAGATTCAACAAAACCTATATGAAGATCCTGATTTTGCGAGCAATTATGATGAAAGTAAAAAATATGCTTTAGCAAATGATATTCCTTTTGTAGAAATGAAAGATAGAGAAATTGTAGCACTTATAGCTTACTTACAAAGATTAGGAGTTGATATTAAAGTAAACGATGTAAAAGACAAATTATCAAAAAAATAG
- the ccoG gene encoding cytochrome c oxidase accessory protein CcoG gives METPKNEKFRDSIGTIDSEGKRAWVFPKQPKGKLYNYRSYVSYALLLFLLSAPFIKINGNQFLLFNVLERKFNVFGFPFWPQDFHLVVISMIIGVVFVTLFTVVFGRVFCGWICPQTIFLEMVFRKIEYWIEGDRGKQIRLAKQPWNAEKIRKKVLKWFVFFLISFGIANVFLAYIIGSDELLLYISNGPANHVSIFIALLIFTGVFYFVFAWFREQVCIIACPYGRLQGVLLDNQSVVVAYDYKRGEKEKGRAKFNKKEDRIASGKGDCIDCKQCVHVCPTGIDIRNGTQLECVNCTACIDECDTMMENIGYPKGLIRFASIENIEKKSPFKFTARMKGYAAVLVILFGVLTGMLFLRNDVEAKVFRLPGQLYERKADGIISNVYSFKIVNKTTEEINNIHYELLSHKGKIEIVTHQDFTIPKQGMAEGSLFIELHQSQLKKDRVKLKIGVYSKNKLIETTTTNFLGPRKFW, from the coding sequence ATGGAAACACCTAAAAACGAAAAATTTAGAGATAGTATTGGTACCATAGACTCCGAAGGAAAACGTGCTTGGGTGTTTCCTAAACAACCTAAAGGAAAACTATACAATTATCGTAGTTATGTGAGCTACGCATTGTTACTTTTTCTATTGTCTGCACCATTTATAAAAATCAATGGAAATCAATTTTTATTATTTAATGTTCTAGAACGTAAATTTAATGTATTCGGATTTCCATTTTGGCCGCAAGATTTTCATTTGGTAGTAATATCAATGATTATTGGGGTTGTCTTTGTAACTCTTTTTACCGTTGTTTTTGGAAGAGTTTTCTGTGGATGGATTTGTCCACAAACTATTTTCCTAGAAATGGTTTTCAGAAAAATAGAATATTGGATAGAAGGAGATCGAGGAAAACAAATTCGTTTGGCTAAACAACCTTGGAATGCTGAAAAGATCAGAAAAAAGGTATTAAAATGGTTCGTGTTCTTTTTAATTTCATTTGGTATTGCGAATGTGTTTTTAGCATACATTATCGGAAGTGATGAACTTTTATTATACATAAGTAACGGACCAGCAAATCATGTTTCAATATTTATAGCGCTGTTAATTTTTACGGGTGTTTTTTACTTTGTTTTTGCTTGGTTTAGAGAACAAGTATGCATTATCGCTTGTCCGTACGGACGATTACAAGGTGTTTTATTAGATAATCAATCGGTTGTTGTTGCATACGATTACAAACGAGGAGAAAAGGAAAAAGGAAGAGCAAAATTTAATAAAAAAGAAGATAGAATTGCTTCTGGTAAAGGAGATTGTATCGATTGTAAGCAATGTGTTCATGTTTGTCCTACAGGAATAGATATTCGTAACGGAACTCAACTAGAATGTGTGAATTGTACCGCTTGTATAGATGAATGCGATACCATGATGGAAAATATCGGGTACCCTAAAGGATTAATTCGTTTTGCAAGTATTGAAAATATAGAAAAAAAGAGTCCGTTTAAGTTTACTGCTAGAATGAAAGGTTACGCAGCAGTGCTTGTCATCTTATTTGGTGTTTTAACAGGAATGTTATTCTTAAGAAACGACGTTGAAGCCAAAGTATTTCGATTACCAGGTCAGTTATATGAACGAAAAGCAGACGGAATTATCAGTAACGTATATTCTTTTAAAATTGTAAATAAAACTACTGAGGAAATTAACAATATACATTATGAACTATTATCTCATAAAGGGAAAATAGAAATTGTAACACATCAAGATTTTACAATACCTAAACAAGGTATGGCTGAAGGTTCTCTTTTTATTGAATTACATCAAAGTCAGTTAAAAAAAGACAGAGTGAAACTCAAAATAGGAGTATACAGTAAAAACAAACTTATAGAAACTACCACAACAAATTTTTTAGGACCTAGAAAATTTTGGTAA
- a CDS encoding OmpH family outer membrane protein: MKHLKALLLAAIFTIGLGGVVNAQKTAHINTDKLLAEMPETKALKAELEKLQKTYRADIEGMFKALEAKYKKFEAEQNSQTKEANAKRAQEIQQDRAKIAQAEQTMNQEMAKKYKEKTAPILKKAEDAIKAVAAEKGIVYVLDAAPGKGLIVFEKGEDIFNAVKTKLGF; the protein is encoded by the coding sequence ATGAAACATTTAAAAGCGTTATTATTAGCTGCAATTTTTACGATTGGTTTAGGTGGAGTGGTGAATGCACAAAAAACTGCACATATTAACACCGATAAATTATTAGCTGAGATGCCAGAAACAAAAGCATTAAAAGCTGAATTAGAAAAATTACAAAAAACATACAGAGCAGATATAGAAGGAATGTTTAAAGCTTTAGAAGCTAAATATAAAAAGTTTGAAGCTGAGCAAAATTCACAGACTAAAGAAGCAAATGCTAAGAGAGCTCAAGAAATACAACAAGATAGAGCAAAAATAGCTCAAGCAGAGCAAACTATGAACCAAGAAATGGCAAAGAAGTACAAAGAAAAAACTGCTCCTATCTTAAAAAAAGCTGAAGATGCTATTAAAGCTGTAGCTGCTGAGAAAGGAATCGTTTATGTATTAGATGCAGCTCCTGGTAAAGGTTTAATCGTATTCGAAAAAGGTGAAGACATTTTTAATGCTGTAAAAACTAAATTAGGATTCTAA